Proteins encoded in a region of the Balaenoptera ricei isolate mBalRic1 chromosome 19, mBalRic1.hap2, whole genome shotgun sequence genome:
- the POLR2I gene encoding DNA-directed RNA polymerase II subunit RPB9 gives MEPDGTYEPGFVGIRFCQECNNMLYPKEDKENRILLYACRNCDYQQEADNSCIYVNKITHEVDELTQIIADVSQDPTLPRTEDHPCQKCGHKEAVFFQSHSARAEDAMRLYYVCTAPHCGHRWTE, from the exons ATGGAACCCGATGGGACCTACGAGCCGGGCTTCGTGGGTATTCGATTCTGTCAGGAATG taACAACATGCTTTACCCCAAGGAGGACAAGGAGAACCGCATTCTGCTGTACGCG TGCCGGAATTGTGATTACCAGCAGGAAGCCGACAACAGCTGCATCTACGTCAACAAAATCACGCACGAAGTGGA CGAACTGACCCAGATCATCGCTGACGTGTCCCAGGACCCCACGTTGCCGCGGACCGAAGACCACCCTTGCCAAAA GTGCGGCCACAAGGAGGCGGTGTTCTTCCAGTCACACAGTGCCCGGGCCGAG GATGCCATGCGCTTGTATTACGTGTGCACGGCCCCACACTGCGGCCACCGCTGGACCGAGTGA
- the OVOL3 gene encoding putative transcription factor ovo-like protein 3 translates to MPRAFLVRSRRPQPPDWGHLPDHLRGDAYVPDCSSLGGPPAHQSSGLGDSWAAPSQGTPTATPRGPGTLGCPLCPKAFLLQRMLTRHLKCHSSARRHVCHCCGKGFHNTFDLKRHMRTHTGIRPFRCGACGKAFTQRCSLEVHLANVHGQPASYAYRERREKLHVCEDCGFTSSRPDAYVQHRALHCAASDWEPRVQPMRGK, encoded by the exons ATGCCCCGTGCCTTCCTGGTCAGGAGTCGGCGTCCGCAGCCACCCGACTGGGGCCACCTGCCTGACCACCTCCGGGGAGATGCCTATGTCCCAG ACTGCAGCAGCCTGGGGGGGCCACCGGCACACCAGTCTTCTGGCCTCGGGGACTCTTGGGCAGCG CCCTCCCAGGGCACTCCGACTGCCACTCCTAGGGGCCCTGGGACGCTTGGCTGCCCGCTCTGCCCCAAGGCCTTCCTGTTGCAGCGCATGCTGACCCGGCACCTCAAGTGCCACAGCTCTGCCCGCCGCCACGTGTGCCACTGCTGTGGCAAGGGCTTTCACAACACCTTTGACCTCAAGCGGCACATGAGGACTCACACGG GGATCCGGCCATTCCGCTGCGGAGCTTGTGGGAAAGCATTCACGCAGCGCTGCTCACTAGAAGTGCATCTTGCCAACGTACACGGACAGCCGGCCAGCTACGCTTATCGTGAGCGCCGTGAGAAGTTACATGTGTGTGAGGACTGCGGCTTCACCAGCTCGAGGCCTGACGCCTACGTGCAGCACCGCGCCCTGCACTGCGCTGCTTCAGACTGGGAACCCCGTGTCCAACCCATGAGAGGGAAATAA